The Astatotilapia calliptera chromosome 2, fAstCal1.2, whole genome shotgun sequence genome includes a window with the following:
- the LOC113035294 gene encoding BTB/POZ domain-containing protein KCTD12-like, which yields MALPDSGISAEEIPFPEIIELNVGGQVYITRYSTLTSVPDSLLWEMFTQKSAKGLARDTKGRFFVDRDGFLFRYILDYMRDQQLVLPDHFPERGRLQREAEFFNLPELVRLLAPKISKQNSLGDEGCPSDTEDSSPGTDTSRNLGSLGAAAAACASLVPGAMDGKRSGFITIGYRGSYTLGRDSHTDAKFRRVARIMVCGKTSLAKEVFGETLNESRDPDRPPERYTSRYYLKFTFLEQAFDKLADAGFHMVACNSTGTCAFAHEQTDDKIWTSYTEYVFYRE from the coding sequence ATGGCTTTGCCAGATAGTGGCATATCTGCAGAGGAGATACCCTTTCCAGAGATCATAGAGCTCAATGTCGGTGGGCAGGTGTACATAACCCGCTACTCTACACTCACAAGCGTGCCAGACTCTCTGCTGTGGGAGATGTTTACTCAAAAGTCAGCCAAAGGACTGGCCAGGGACACAAAGGGGCGCTTCTTTGTAGACCGTGATGGTTTCCTGTTTCGTTACATCCTGGACTACATGCGTGACCAGCAGCTGGTCCTTCCAGACCACTTCCCAGAGCGCGGTCGTTTGCAGAGAGAGGCTGAGTTCTTCAACCTGCCAGAGCTCGTCAGGCTTCTGGCACCCAAAATCAGCAAACAGAACTCCCTTGGTGATGAGGGATGTCCTAGTGACACAGAGGACTCCTCACCTGGGACTGACACCTCCCGTAACCTCGGCTCTctgggtgctgctgctgctgcctgtgcCAGCCTGGTGCCCGGCGCCATGGATGGCAAACGTTCTGGGTTCATCACTATTGGCTACCGAGGCTCCTACACCTTGGGGCGCGACAGCCACACGGATGCCAAATTTCGCCGAGTGGCACGGATCATGGTGTGTGGGAAGACCTCCCTGGCTAAAGAGGTGTTTGGGGAAACGCTGAACGAGAGCCGGGACCCGGATCGCCCCCCTGAGCGCTATACATCCCGCTACTATCTCAAGTTCACCTTCCTGGAGCAGGCTTTTGACAAGCTGGCAGATGCAGGCTTTCACATGGTGGCCTGCAATTCCACAGGAACCTGTGCCTTTGCCCACGAGCAGACGGACGACAAGATCTGGACCAGCTACACTGAATATGTGTTCTACCGTGAGTGA